The Rosa rugosa chromosome 3, drRosRugo1.1, whole genome shotgun sequence sequence GCATACGAACGTGCCCAAAAATTCGACCTAAAAGTCAAGGGGGTATTGATCACCAATCCTTCAAACCCTCTCGGCACCGCCATGACTGTGGCTGAGCTCAACCACATCATCGACTTCGTCGTCGAAAAAGACATTCACATAATAAGCGACGAGATATATTCAGGCACCGTATTCAACTCTCCAAGCTTCGTGAGCATTCTAGAAGCTCTGATGCAGCGAAACCTAGAAAACACTGAACTGTGGAACCGTGTCCACATTGTTTACTCTCTCTCAAAGGACCTCGGCCTCCCCGGATTCCGAGTTGGCATGATCTACTCCAACAATACTGCGGTTGTTTCCGCCGCAACTAAAATGTCGAGCTTTGGTCTCATCTCTTCTCAAACTCAGTACTTACTATCCCAAATGTTGTCGGACAAGAAATTTACAAGAAAGTACATGAGCGAGAACAAGAAGAGGCTCCTTAAGAGGAAGGAAATGCTCGTTTCCGGGCTGAAAAGCTCCGGCATCTCGTGTTTGGAAAGCAATGCCGGGCTGTTCTGTTGGGTGGACATGAGGCACCTGTTGAGAGCTAACACTTTTGAAGCTGAGAAGGAGCTTTGGGAAAAAGTGGTTTGTGAAGTTGGGTTGAACATCTCACCCGGGTCCTCTTGCCACTGCACTGAACCGGGTTGGTTCAGAATGTGCTTTGCTAACATGTCTGAAGAAACCCTTAGGGTTGCAATGCACCGGATCAAGGTCAGGCTTGTTGATGTTCATCGCTCCCGGGCCGCCATGGTTAAACCGGCGAGGTTATCGACCAAGTGGGTTCTGCAACTAGCTTCAAACAACCGTCGACCAGACCGTTAAAACTCAAGAGAGACTCGGATAATCGATATATTCAtttattatatatttattttttttggtcatcTTTCTAATCGTCACTAAGAGTCGATCAGTTTGTATTAACTATTCATTGTTGGTGTGGTACTTTTGATTATTCGTATAGAAGATGATGGTCCACGGTACTATGTACGTaataaagtaaaattgtaaTGTATTGTAGTCCTATATAtgttttgtatatatatgcttCACGACCCGGTGATGGTGAACCTTGTGTCACTATGTAACCAAAAGGCTAGGAAGGCAAAGTCTTAGGGACAATATACAGCAGAGGTCGTAGAATCAATTGCAAACTGAAAATTATGTAGAACTAGGAAGTctcaagaaagagagagagttcatCATTCACATGTTTCGATCAGCTACAACAATAATTGAGTTTGAAACTGACGGCTGAAAGTTGAAACCAATAGATGTGTCCGGTACGTACTCTTTTCAGTCTTTTGAGTTCCACAATGAACTTTTACCTTCAAGCGGTAAAGTTTTCCGTGGTAAAGTCATCTCCAATCATTAAGGTGTAAAGTAGACCATGGTCGAAATTTTTAGACCTTCGAAAATTACTATTTATCAAAATAGTTGgagggtgaaatttgcacacctcATATTACAAACCACACACCCTtctattattttaataatattttttcTAACATATCTTTTCACTTCCTAAAATGCCCTTGAGTCAgattccctttttttttgtctttttcttcttcttctctctctctctctctctcccagtctccctctctctcctccaaacCACGACAGAAcctttcttcttatttttctctctttctcctccAAACAACGACACTCTCTTCTCCGTTGAAACTTTCTGGTTCCCCAACCTTTGGGTTTCTGTTTTTCACTCTTCAATCGAtttatgggtattcaattttcaGTAGCAAAGCATAGACGATTAGACGTCTTCAAGGGCATTGCATGATCTTGAAGTGAGAagcttttttgggttttttttttttttgggggggggggggctaggAAAGGTTGATTTGTTGTGGTTGTGTATTGCATGATCGTGTAAGAGTTTGAAGTCAAAGTGCTTAATTTTGTgatggttttgtgtttttggaaGGAAAGGTTGAATCTTTGTGGTTAAGATGTTTGACTATAGCTAGTAGAACAAGGAAGGGGTAGGAGAGAGTTTACAAGGAGTTcaatgagaaaaagaagcagaagaagaagaatgagggTGGCTCGGCTCCCACTGATTTTGACAAATTGGGGTCTGAATGCATAGTTATTTTGGATGATAGCATGGAGGATGTCGATTCAGACGGTTTTGATTTAGAAAAGAGTGCTGCAAAGGGAAGTAAGAAGGTAGGGAAAGGAGGGAGTGTGGAGGTTGGAAGTGTCGAGACTAACACCGATTCTGTAGCTGGTTTGGATAATGATGACAGTGAAGGTGTGAAAGTCTGACTGAATTACAGAAAGagaaaagacccaaaaaaaaaaaaaaacaataatcttACTCAAGGGCATTTTAGGAAGTGAAAAGAGATGTTa is a genomic window containing:
- the LOC133739815 gene encoding 1-aminocyclopropane-1-carboxylate synthase 3, with product MLSKKASCDSHGQDSSYFLGWEAYEKNPYHQVHNPTGIIQMGLAENQLSFDLVESWLASNPDAAGLKRNGESIFRELALFQDYHGLPAFKKVLVEMMAKMRGNKVKLEAKNLVLTAGATSANETLMFCLADPGEAFLLPTPYYPGFDRDLKWRTGAEIVPIQCTSANGFKITASALEEAYERAQKFDLKVKGVLITNPSNPLGTAMTVAELNHIIDFVVEKDIHIISDEIYSGTVFNSPSFVSILEALMQRNLENTELWNRVHIVYSLSKDLGLPGFRVGMIYSNNTAVVSAATKMSSFGLISSQTQYLLSQMLSDKKFTRKYMSENKKRLLKRKEMLVSGLKSSGISCLESNAGLFCWVDMRHLLRANTFEAEKELWEKVVCEVGLNISPGSSCHCTEPGWFRMCFANMSEETLRVAMHRIKVRLVDVHRSRAAMVKPARLSTKWVLQLASNNRRPDR